The Dyadobacter sp. 676 DNA window CACCGAAGACCAGGTAGAGCACATTCCCGCGCCACCGGTACAACCCAAAAGTACGGTAGGGGCCGGCGACAGTATGCTCGCGGGCATTATCTGGACATTATCTCAGGGTAAATCCTACCGCGAGGCAGTCAGAATGGGGGTAGCCTGCGGAACCGCAGCGACAATGAACTCCGGCAGCGAGCTTTTCAGAATGCAGGATGTAAACCGCCTGCTCGACTGGCTGAACCGCTATGGAAAGCGCTATTCGGCGGGTTAATCAAATCCATTCCGGAGTAAATAGTAAGAAACCGGGAACACGGTCTTTTTCAAAATAAAAAGACCTGGTCATGTCCGATACACATTCCCGCCGTCAGTTCGCGAAAATCACCGCTGCTACTGCCGCCGCCCTTACTTTCAAGCCATTTTATATCCTGCACGCCAAACCCAAAGCGGACGGCGAGGTGATTGGTCATGGTACTCACCGGTACAAGGTGCACCAGGGCTGGGGTAACCTCGACGCTTCGCAGTTTCCGGTCAACAACTGCCACGAAATGGTGCAGGACAGCAAAGGCAGGCTTATCATGGTGGGGGATGAAATTAAAAACAATATCCTGGTGTATGACCGCTCGGGCAAGCTGCTCGAAAGCTGGGGACATGAATTTCCGGGCGGGCATGGCCTTACGCTCTGGAACGCCAATGGCGAGGAATTCCTGTTCATCAGCGACCCCAATATCGGCAAGGTTTTTAAAACAGATTTAAAAGGAAAGATCCTGCTGACAATCGAACATCCTTCGAAAGTGGGCGCTTACAAAGAAAATGACCCATTCAAGCCCACTGAGACGGCCATTGGCCCCGACGGCACCATTTATGTTGCCGACGGCTACGGTTCTCAATGGATTTTGAGATACACCCCCAAAGGCGAGTTTATCGACAAGTTCGGCGGCTCCGGCGATGGCGACGCGCAATTCTCCACCGCCCACGGCATCGCGATCGACTACCGCGACAAAGCCAATCCGACGCTCATCGTTACCTCCCGCGCGCACAACGCATTTAAGAAATTCACATTGGATGGCAAATACATCAGCACGATCTTTCTTCCGGGCGCATTCGTCTGTCGGCCGGTTTTCAA harbors:
- a CDS encoding 6-bladed beta-propeller; protein product: MSDTHSRRQFAKITAATAAALTFKPFYILHAKPKADGEVIGHGTHRYKVHQGWGNLDASQFPVNNCHEMVQDSKGRLIMVGDEIKNNILVYDRSGKLLESWGHEFPGGHGLTLWNANGEEFLFISDPNIGKVFKTDLKGKILLTIEHPSKVGAYKENDPFKPTETAIGPDGTIYVADGYGSQWILRYTPKGEFIDKFGGSGDGDAQFSTAHGIAIDYRDKANPTLIVTSRAHNAFKKFTLDGKYISTIFLPGAFVCRPVFKDDTLYAGVCWSRLRYLNQTPNSGFVTILDKSNKVISNPGGTKPEYRNGELQLMLQEKPIFMHCHDVCIDNDHNIYVCQWNAKKTYPVKLERV